The Haloarchaeobius amylolyticus genome window below encodes:
- a CDS encoding SDR family oxidoreductase, producing MQPTEMTVLVAGASGRTGRDVLDVLLDAGITVRALTSSPHKVETLRIQGADEVVVGDLLYPDDATMAVEGVDAVICAVGTGPGPKMFLGGDLVDGVGVQNLVDAAVAAGVEHFVYESSIGVGDSKPKMLLPFRLLLSRVLEAKERSERHLRQSGLSYTIIRPGGLTTAPATGDVLVGEGGDTVSGTVPRADVARLLVAALFTPEARDRTFEVVSRPGARGRATGLVDVDWQVPEPTFAKK from the coding sequence ATGCAACCGACAGAGATGACCGTCCTCGTGGCCGGTGCCAGTGGTCGAACGGGCCGTGATGTCCTCGACGTGCTCCTCGACGCCGGAATCACGGTGCGCGCCCTCACGAGTTCGCCCCACAAGGTCGAAACGCTCCGCATCCAGGGGGCCGACGAGGTCGTCGTCGGTGACCTGCTCTACCCCGACGACGCCACCATGGCGGTCGAGGGCGTCGACGCCGTCATCTGTGCGGTCGGGACCGGACCGGGCCCGAAGATGTTCCTCGGCGGCGACCTCGTCGACGGTGTCGGGGTCCAGAACCTCGTGGACGCGGCCGTCGCCGCGGGTGTCGAGCACTTCGTCTACGAGTCCTCCATCGGCGTCGGCGACTCGAAGCCGAAGATGTTGCTCCCGTTCCGGCTGCTCCTCTCGCGGGTACTGGAGGCCAAGGAGCGCTCGGAGCGACACCTCCGCCAGTCCGGGCTGTCGTACACCATCATCCGGCCGGGCGGGCTGACGACGGCCCCGGCGACGGGGGACGTCCTCGTCGGGGAGGGCGGTGACACCGTCTCGGGGACGGTTCCGCGTGCCGACGTGGCACGGCTGCTCGTCGCGGCCCTGTTCACGCCCGAGGCCAGGGACCGGACCTTCGAGGTCGTGAGTCGGCCGGGGGCGCGCGGTCGGGCGACGGGACTCGTCGACGTCGACTGGCAGGTCCCGGAACCGACGTTCGCGAAGAAGTAG